The genomic window ATACGATAACGCCACATGCTCATGGTAATATTAATTGATCATATTATTTCGTGACAATTGCTTACCTTGTGGTTGCTGTCGTCATTGCCGCTTCACGTGGTGTATGGAGCAACAGGTCACGGTGCCCTCTATGAACCCGCAGCAGAAAAGGATAGCAGTCCTACAAAGAAAAGAGAAAACCCCGGGAAAGATGGGAGGACCGGGGTTTTCAAAGGAAGAATTGGGGAATCGTGGTACTAGGAGTATCGGCGCATTTAGTGGTAGACTTAAGCCCTGGCGAGCGTCGCGAAGCACTCCCTAGAACTCACGTTACTCTCCAGTGCTGCCGATACCTATTGGGAGGGGTGCAGTATGGCAGGCGAGCGCATACTCATCGTCGAAGACGAAGCTATCACGGGCATGGACATTCGTGAGATGCTCCGCATATTCGGCTATGAGCCTAATGGTCCTGTTGCCACCGGGAAGGCAGCGGTCGAACGTGCGTTGGCTCTCCGCCCTGACGTGATTCTTATGGATGTTACACTGAAGGGGCCGATGAACGGGATCCAGGCCGCCGAAGCAATACGCGCGCAGTACCGTTGCCCTGTGATTTACCTCACGGGCAGCTAGACCAGGTCGGAGCTGATTTGGCCCAACTCACTGAACCCTTCGGGCTGGTCCTCAAACCCATCGACGAAGAAGACCTTCGCACCGCCATCGAGACGGCGCTTCACCCTCGCGCTCCATCCTCATAAGGCGCGGCGTCATTTACGGCCTCCCGAAATTGTTCGGCAATAGGAATTCGCTGACGATTGCGCCTTGCGCTTTAAGCAGTGAACGCATCCGCCAGCCGAGCCTGAGTAAGCATGTCGGGGTGTTCGGCCAGAAAAGAATCCGTCACGCCCGTTTCGTGCAAGTGTCGGGCAATAATTGCCACCGTTTCGTCGGTCACGACGCCGGGGACGATCTCCTTGCGACTTCCGTCGCCGTGCAGCAAACCAACATCACGCAGTATGCCCAGCACACATCGCGATATGCGCTTGGAGACGCTTTCCGACCATTCATTCTCCAGCCTTCCGTCGTAGCGGGCTTCCGTCAGGAAATCAAGCCCGTCCTGAACTGTGAGCACTATTTTGCCGCGGCGCGCCGCCGGCCAGTGTTCCCGAACCGTAAAATCGTAGATGAGAGGGTCCGTCCGACAAGCGAAGAGAAAGAGCAATTCACTGAACGTCCGTCGTTTGAGACCCTTTTGCATTACCGCTTTCAGGATGCGCGCGGGGCGGTCTGTCGGCGTCAGGAACCACGGTTTGAACACGCGCATCACTATATCTTTGGTGCGGTACGCCGCTAGTTAGAGCGAGGGAGGATTGAAGAATTCCTCCCTTTGTTTGGTTGAGTTACCACGAATTACCACTTCTCGATATGACGCCAGGGTGGTTCTAGACAGCGATCCCAGCGTTGAAGCCTATCTGGCCCATGAGGAGATGGCCGACTGCCCGTAAGGTCACTAACACTCCTCGTAATTTTTTTAACCAGTCAACCTGACCCGGCGACCATCTTACAACAATTCTCTCGCATCGCTTATATTGAGCTCGAGCATCTTCGTGCTCGCGAGAAGCCGAACAAGATTCTTCTTTACGGCCTCGATGTCTCCCCCTAAGGTCATTAGTTCCTCTGCGGTCTTGCGGAGAAGCTGTATCTTTTCGTCCATCTCTTTTATTTTGTATTGAGTGCTCACGTGAACCCCCTTTCTAGTGTTTTCTCATGTCTTTGAATCTCTTGGCCTTCACCTCGTAGCGCGGAAGGCTTCCGTAGGGATGAACCTCTATTTTGTATCCCAGATTCGTCTTGACCCTGAGCTCATCCTTGAGGCGGGCAAGAATCGATTCTTTTTGCTCTTCGAGACCCGGACGGATCTCGATCTTGAGCGCTATGTCGTCGATGTCGCCCTTCTTGGTTACTACCACCTCGTATTCATCACTCAGTTCGCTGAAGCTTCTGACCACTTCTTCGATGGCGGTGGGGGCCAAAAGGACACCCTTCACTTTGGTGATGTCGTCGGCTCTGCCCACAACGCCACCATCGATAATCCTGAACGTCCGCCCACAGGTGCACTCGTAATCTGCCCAGCGGATCACGTCCTTTGAATCGAACCTGATACACGGCTTCCCGATTCTGTCAAAGGCGGTAATCACCATTTTGCCGTTTTTCATGGGTGTGTCGATGATTTCCCCTGTATCCACATCTTCGATCTCCACAAGAAACATGGCTTCGTTGACGTGGAGACCCCTCTGGGCCGTACAGCTGTAGCTCCACGCACCGATTTCCGTCGCGCCGATGTGGTCGTAAACCTTCGCACCCCACGCTTCTTCGATACGCTGCTTGGTGGTGGGAATGCTTGCGCCCGGCTCACCGGCGCACGTAATCCTCTGGATGCCGATGCTCTTCGGGTCTATGCCTATTTTGCGCGCCGTGTCGGCCATACCCAGCACGTAGGTAGGCGTGGCGCCAAAGCCAGTGCACTTGAGCTCCTTCATTTTCATGATCCTTGCTTCGGTGTCGAGAACGCCACCGGGGACCACTTCCGCTCCAAGCTTTTCTGCTGCGTAGTGACATGCCCAGAAGGCAACGAAAATGTTGTAGCCGAACGGAATGAAAATGCGGTCTGTGTCCCTGTATCCCTGCGCATAGAGTATGTACGCCCAGCATTCTGCCCACCATTCCCAGTCCTGCCATGTGTCGGCCTGGTATACCGGCGTGCCGGTCGTACCGCTCGTCTGACGAAACTCTGTCACCTGCGAGAGGGGCACGGCCAGCATGTCCCCGTAGGGAAAGGGAGGTCTCTTCTGCACATCCCTGAGCATCCCTTTGTCTGTCTTGGGGACCTTCTTCACATCTTCATAGGTCTTGATATCTCCCGGCTCAATACCGGCGTCTTTATACAGCTTCTTGTAAAAGGGAGAATTGTTGTACGCCCATTCGAAGATGCGCTTGAACTTTCTGAGCTGCAGCTGCCGCAGCTTTTCCCTGTCCAGTGTTTCCAGGATAGGATTCCAGTAGATGCTCGTGTCGTTGGCCATATATCACCCCTTGGTGTTAGTTTGTCTGTCGACATTCAAACATGAGATCTTGTGTGGACGTGTTCATCTAGTGAACACGCATGTCCATTTAATAAACAATACGTGGCAGACGACTTCTTTGTCAAGAAAAAAGATTGAAAAGGAAAGACTGCAAGATGAACGCCGCAAGCAGCGCTCATGGTTTATAACCCAGCGTGGATGAAATCCTGAGCGCAGTTGCCGATACCTCCCCTACGATTCGCTGCAGGTCATTGTTCTTCAGGGACGAGGAGAAGATGGCCGCGCCCACAGAGGCAACGACATTTCCGGTAAAGTCCCGGACGGGAGCTCCCACACCGGTGATCCCTTCGAGGGTCGCCTCCGGATCAACCGCAAAATCCTGCTTCCTCACCTTCCGGAGCCATGCTTTGAACTTTTGCTTGTCGGTAATCGACTTTCTTGTGTGAGCCTTCAGTGGGAATTTCTTCAGAAGCCTTTCTATCTCCTCATCGGGCAGAAAGGACATGAGCACGGGGCCGCACATGCCCCAATACGGAACGCGACGGGTGCCTATCTTGGAGGTAAACGTGATGATGCTGTTGCTGTCTTCTCTCTTGTCGATGTACAGCAATTCATCGTTATCAAGTATGGCTAGGAAAATGGTCTTTCCGATGCGCGTATGGAGTTGCGTCATAGGGAGAGACGCCGCCTTCCGCACTGAAAGAGAATAGAAGATAACGCTTCCCTGCTCGAACAATCTCATGCCCAGCGAGTACTTTTTTGACTCCTGGTCTTGCCTGAGGTAATGATACTTTACAAGGGTGGAGCAGAGCCTCAAGATGGTAGCTCTTGAAAGCCCGATGATCTTTGAGAGTTCGCTCTTGTTGAGCGCCTGCCGCTGGGGGTTGAACGCGTCCAGTATCTGCAGGGCCCGTTCCAGAGACCTGTTATAGTAGCCTTCTTTGTTGTCCTTACGAGCAGGTTTCACCCCTGAATCCCCCCAACCTCTATAGCTTCGCAAGCAAAGAAGGCTTTGTCAAGAAAACATGTCAGCTCCCTCTTTTTGCTTGACAAGCAACCCGCTGTGGGATATTGTCATCTACATGCTCCGAC from Syntrophorhabdales bacterium includes these protein-coding regions:
- a CDS encoding response regulator; protein product: MAGERILIVEDEAITGMDIREMLRIFGYEPNGPVATGKAAVERALALRPDVILMDVTLKGPMNGIQAAEAIRAQYRCPVIYLTGS
- a CDS encoding BrxA family protein, with translation MRVFKPWFLTPTDRPARILKAVMQKGLKRRTFSELLFLFACRTDPLIYDFTVREHWPAARRGKIVLTVQDGLDFLTEARYDGRLENEWSESVSKRISRCVLGILRDVGLLHGDGSRKEIVPGVVTDETVAIIARHLHETGVTDSFLAEHPDMLTQARLADAFTA
- a CDS encoding IclR family transcriptional regulator; the encoded protein is MKPARKDNKEGYYNRSLERALQILDAFNPQRQALNKSELSKIIGLSRATILRLCSTLVKYHYLRQDQESKKYSLGMRLFEQGSVIFYSLSVRKAASLPMTQLHTRIGKTIFLAILDNDELLYIDKREDSNSIITFTSKIGTRRVPYWGMCGPVLMSFLPDEEIERLLKKFPLKAHTRKSITDKQKFKAWLRKVRKQDFAVDPEATLEGITGVGAPVRDFTGNVVASVGAAIFSSSLKNNDLQRIVGEVSATALRISSTLGYKP